The Gossypium arboreum isolate Shixiya-1 chromosome 6, ASM2569848v2, whole genome shotgun sequence DNA window CTCCATAAGACGGCTTTCAGAACTTGTTATGGACACTACGagtttttgatgatgccatttgggctgatgaatgcacctgccgctttcatggatctcatgaatcgagttttccaaccctgcttggatcggttcgtggtagtctttatagatgacatttttgTGTACTCAAAagatgaggatgagcatgatgcacacttaaggattgtgttgcagactttgagggagaaacaactgtatgccaaattcagtaatgtgaattttggctaagggaggttactttCCTCAGACATGTGGTGTCAGTTGatgggattaaggtggatcctcaaaAAATTAAAGTGGTTTTAAACTGGAAAACACCTAAGTCGGTATCGGAAATCCAAAATTTTCTGGGCTTGGTAGGATACTATAGGCAGTTTGTCGATGGCTTTTCAATAATTGCTGCACCCCTAACTAAGTTGTTGAGAAAAAGGGTACCGTTTTTTTGGACGGACAAGAAACaagagagttttggaaaactcaagAAAGTATTAACGGAGgcccctgtgttgattcagccagtaCTGGGAAAGGAGTTTAcggtttatagtgacgcatcgcATGTGGGCTTAGGacgtgtattgatgcaagaaggaaatgtGGTTACGTATGCATCACGGtaacttaagactcatgaggcgaaTTACCCAACCCACAATTTGGAGCTAGCTGCGGTGGTGTTcgcgcttaagatatggaggcattacttatacgggGAAAAGTGCGTAATTTattcagaccacaagagtttgaagtacctccttacccaaaaggagctaaaccttaggcaacgtaggtgggtggaattattaaaggattatgattgcaTGATAGAATACCACCCTGGCAAAGCGAATGTGGTAGCCGACACGTTGAGTCATAGGGTTAAGTCAGACTTGAGAGCTACGCTCGCTCGTTTAAGCTTGTTGGCCGATGGTAGCTTGTTAGTGGAGCTTCAATTAAAACTGGTGTGGGTTGAGCAGATAAGGAGTAAGTAGTTAATGGATGAGACCTTAGGTGCTCATTTTAGACAAGTGGAGAGTGGGGAGACATCGgactttgggataaatagtgaagGTTTATTGTGCTTTTGTGGGAGAATGTGTATACAAAATGACGATGATCTAAGGCAATCTATTCTGCGGGAAGCATATAGCTGTCTccatgctatgcatcctggcagaAATAAGATCTATCAGAATTTGcgtgagctttattggtggctTGGACTTAAGCGCGAGGTTGTGGAGTTTGTAAGTAAGTGTTTGGTCTGTCAAAAGGTGAAGGCGGAACATTAGTTGCCTTCGGGATAGCTTCAGTTAGTGAAGATTCCGctctggaagtgggaaaggataACTATGGACATTGTTAGTGGACTACcgttaacgcctactaagaaagactcgatatgggttatagtggatcgattaaccaagtctgcccattttataCCAGTTCGCATCGATTACTCGTTACAAAGGCTGGCGAGGTTGTATGTGGtagagattgtaagattgcatggagtgccagtctCCATAATATCAGACAGGGACCCACGTTTCACTTCGTGATTTTAGAAGAAGCTatatgaggcgttgggtactaggttgaacttcagtacggctttccaccctcaaactgatggacagcCGAAAAGGGTGATTCAAGTATTGAAAtatatgttgaggggatgtgtgattgagttccgaggtagttgggaggattatttaTCGTTAGTCAAATTCGCGTACAAGAATAGCTACCAAGCAAGCATTTggatggctccatatgaagcactgtatgggtgAAGGTGTCGAACTCCAACTTGTTGGATAGAGTTGGGCGAACGAAGAGTTTTAGGCCCTGAGTTAGTagtagat harbors:
- the LOC108485188 gene encoding uncharacterized protein LOC108485188 → MVLRTAEDKEVVVIGERRNYLSDVVSTLRAEKLVRKGCEAFLAYISNTEAKIPTVKELRTVREFLDVFLKELPWLPPSREVEFGIELLLGMAPVSIVPYRMAPKVLVELKPVLGKEFTVYSDASHVGLGRVLMQEGNVVTYASRQVESGETSDFGINSEGLLCFCGRMCIQNDDDLRQSILREAYSCLHAMHPGRNKIYQNLRELYWWLGLKREVVEFVSKCLVCQKVKAEH